The following coding sequences lie in one Arachis hypogaea cultivar Tifrunner chromosome 9, arahy.Tifrunner.gnm2.J5K5, whole genome shotgun sequence genomic window:
- the LOC112709910 gene encoding protein NRT1/ PTR FAMILY 1.2, giving the protein MEKEEVEHSTSEVEMASHQNMSQPQKKGGLVTMPFIIANEALASVATIGLLPNMVLYLMGSYKLHLDKATQILLLSQATSHFTPVVGAFIADSYLGRFLAVGLGSIITFLGLALMWLTAMIPQARPPPCNPAAGKCKSATNPQMAMLLSAFALMSIGNGGLSCSLAFGADQVNKKDNPNNQRALEIFFSWYYASASISVIIAFTGIVYIQDHLGWKLGFGVPAALMLMSTIFFFLASPLYIKNKIQGSLITGFARVIVASYKNRKLPLPAQSSAGMYHHKKDSEFVVPSDKLRFLNKACLIRDPENDITSDGLALNPWSLCTVNQVEELKAIIRVIPLWSTGIMMSLSIGGSFGLLQAKSLNRHITSNFEVPAGSFSVIMIVTIFLWIALYDRAIIPLASKLRGKQVRITAKRRIGLGLFFSFLHFVTGAIVETTRRRRAIEEGHINDPHAVLKMSAMWLFPQLILGGIAEAFNAIGQNEFYYTEFPKTMSSVASSLVGLGMAAGNVVSSLVFSMVQNLTSRGGKEDWISDNINKGHYDKYYWVLASISAVNILYYLLCSWAYGPTSDQVVSKVSDEKGSIEGNELGNESEEIGPKEKELTEFGHGGQIHKGT; this is encoded by the exons ATGGAGAAGGAAGAAGTTGAGCATTCCACAAGTGAAGTGGAAATGGCTTCTCACCAAAACATGTCACAACCACAAAAGAAGGGTGGTCTTGTTACCATGCCTTTCATCATAG CAAATGAAGCACTTGCAAGTGTTGCAACAATTGGTCTTTTGCCAAACATGGTGTTATATTTGATGGGGAGTTACAAGCTCCATTTGGACAAAGCAACTCAGATACTCCTTCTATCACAGGCAACAAGCCATTTCACACCTGTGGTTGGTGCTTTCATTGCTGATTCTTATTTGGGTCGCTTCCTTGCTGTTGGATTAGGATCCATAATCACTTTTCTG GGATTGGCACTCATGTGGCTAACTGCCATGATCCCTCAGGCAAGGCCTCCACCTTGCAATCCAGCAGCCGGAAAATGTAAGTCGGCGACGAATCCACAGATGGCAATGTTACTCTCAGCCTTTGCTCTCATGTCCATTGGAAATGGAGGCCTTTCATGCTCCCTAGCATTTGGTGCAGACCAAGTGAATAAAAAGGACAACCCTAATAACCAAAGAGCCTTGGAAATTTTCTTCAGTTGGTATTATGCTTCAGCATCAATTTCTGTCATAATTGCATTCACTGGCATTGTATATATCCAAGATCATCTTGGATGGAAACTTGGTTTTGGTGTTCCTGCAGCACTTATGCTCAtgtctactatcttcttcttccttgctTCTCCACTTTATATCAAGAATAAGATACAAGGCAGCTTGATCACCGGCTTTGCTCGAGTAATCGTGGCGTCCTATAAGAACAGGAAGCTTCCATTGCCGGCTCAGAGCTCAGCCGGAATGTATCATCATAAGAAGGACTCTGAATTTGTTGTTCCATCTGATAAACTAAG GTTTCTGAACAAAGCATGCCTCATTAGAGATCCAGAAAATGACATAACTTCTGATGGCTTGGCCTTAAATCCATGGAGTCTTTGCACAGTAAATCAAGTAGAAGAGCTGAAAGCTATCATCAGAGTCATTCCTCTATGGTCTACAGGGATCATGATGTCTCTTAGCATTGGAGGCTCATTTGGATTGCTGCAAGCAAAATCACTCAACAGACACATCACTTCAAACTTTGAAGTTCCAGCAGGTTCTTTTAGTGTGATCATGATAGTTACAATATTCTTATGGATTGCTCTCTATGATCGTGCCATTATTCCTCTAGCATCCAAGCTCAGAGGGAAACAAGTTAGGATCACTGCTAAAAGAAGAATAGGACTAGGCCTGTTCTTCTCTTTTCTCCACTTTGTAACCGGTGCTATCGTCGAGACCACAAGGCGAAGAAGAGCAATCGAGGAAGGACACATTAATGATCCTCATGCAGTGTTGAAGATGTCAGCAATGTGGCTTTTCCCTCAACTTATCTTGGGTGGCATAGCTGAAGCATTCAATGCAATAGGCCAGAATGAGTTCTATTACACAGAGTTTCCTAAGACTATGTCAAGTGTTGCTTCGTCTCTTGTCGGATTGGGAATGGCTGCAGGGAATGTGGTATCTTCCTTAGTATTCAGCATGGTGCAAAACCTCACTTCTAGAGGtggaaaagaagattggatttcAGATAACATTAACAAGGGTCATTATGATAAGTACTATTGGGTTCTTGCTTCAATTAGTGCTGTTAATATATTGTATTATCTGTTGTGTAGTTGGGCTTATGGACCTACATCTGATCAAGTAGTATCAAAGGTAAGTGATGAAAAGGGTTCAATTGAAGGAAATGAATTGGGGAATGAGAGTGAGGAAATTGGACCAAAGGAGAAAGAGTTAACTGAATTTGGTCATGGTGGTCAAATTCATAAAGGTACTTAA
- the LOC112712786 gene encoding F-box/kelch-repeat protein At3g23880, translating to MGGRATSQPRDEDDDTDNDVIKRKGKALRTTAEHLHPSATPPPCLPDEIITEILLRLPARLLVQLRSVCNSWKTLISSSQFASNHLRRSITAAEPSLSEPRIAYPRWWHKHNQFGDFSVRSVFEKPFTEGFCFEGKRDYNIIGSCNGLLCLVDADHNKFHNRVNVILWNPCTGLTSQELEFEGLLNVCGFGYDHVSDSYKLVGIVNEEQKTLKPHKSATTVYTFGLNSSWRKIQDMAFKARYIENKEGVFVPGTGTLNWIVPGDGAFNPMVLSLDLEKETHSLFSPPNHKDMYCHFKILKLCVLRNYLAICCEHRTHCPVWLMKEYGVSESWTKLAMIPQYLNIHVTPLYLWENDVLLGTAAPYSRIIRYNLNHGNFKFPVIDGHRDGMMKVAPLSKHSMAAKRFHVYHESLVSPSHCGLLSSTSEMRWIKLIKVIKNPCLQSLPSEFLYW from the coding sequence ATGGGAGGAAGAGCAACGTCGCAGCCACGCGATGAGGACGACGACACCGACAACGACGTTATCAAGAGGAAGGGGAAGGCTTTAAGAACCACCGCGGAGCATCTCCATCCTTCGGCAACACCGCCTCCATGTCTTCCTGATGAGATCATCACTGAAATCCTGCTGAGGCTTCCAGCGAGGTTGCTTGTTCAGTTAAGGAGTGTCTGCAATTCATGGAAAACCCTAATTTCCAGCTCCCAATTCGCCAGCAATCATCTTCGCCGTTCAATCACCGCCGCAGAACCAAGCTTGAGCGAGCCACGAATCGCTTATCCTAGATGGTGGCATAAACACAACCAATTCGGAGATTTCTCCGTACGATCCGTGTTCGAGAAGCCTTTTACGGAAGGGTTTTGCTTCGAGGGAAAACGTGACTACAACATTATTGGCTCTTGCAATGGATTACTCTGCTTGGTTGATGCTGATCATAATAAGTTCCACAACCGTGTGAATGTCATCTTGTGGAACCCCTGCACTGGATTGACATCTCAAGAACTGGAATTTGAGGGTTTGTTGAATGTCTGTGGCTTCGGCTATGACCATGTTAGTGACAGTTACAAGCTTGTTGGAATTGTAAATGAGGAACAGAAAACACTAAAACCTCATAAATCTGCAACCACTGTATATACATTTGGATtgaattcttcatggagaaagaTTCAGGATATGGCATTTAAGGCCAGATATATAGAGAATAAGGAAGGGGTATTCGTCCCCGGCACCGGAACTCTTAATTGGATTGTTCCAGGTGATGGTGCTTTTAATCCCATGGTTCTTTCCCTTGATTTGGAGAAGGAGACTCATAGTTTGTTTTCCCCACCTAATCATAAGGATATGTATTGTCATTTCAAAATCCTAAAGTTATGTGTGCTGAGGAACTACCTTGCAATTTGTTGTGAACATAGAACTCATTGCCCTGTGTGGTTGATGAAGGAGTATGGAGTGTCTGAATCTTGGACTAAATTGGCCATGATCCCACAGTACCTTAACATACACGTTACTCCTCTGTATCTTTGGGAAAATGATGTTCTTCTGGGGACTGCTGCTCCTTATTCAAGAATAATTAGGTATAACTTAAACCATGGCAACTTTAAGTTCCCTGTCATTGATGGCCACAGGGATGGCATGATGAAAGTTGCTCCTTTGTCTAAGCACTCGATGGCGGCGAAGCGATTCCATGTTTATCATGAAAGCTTGGTTTCTCCATCACATTGTGGTCTTCTAAGTAGCACATCTGAAATGCGTTGGATCAAACTCATCAAAGTCATAAAAAACCCATGTCTACAATCTCTTCCAAGTGAATTCCTCTATTGGTAA